A genome region from Halomarina litorea includes the following:
- a CDS encoding DUF7344 domain-containing protein: MKNPIMSLTTDSASLDTMLDMLSNSHRRRILLAVSDHNPRHEDEFTLDELDDDNGRRLKISLRHAHLPKLADKGYIEWDPDTQTIRRGPNFDDIAPLLRLMEEHHDELPDDWP; encoded by the coding sequence ATGAAAAACCCAATCATGTCACTGACCACCGATTCGGCGTCGCTCGACACCATGCTCGATATGCTGAGTAATTCCCACCGCCGCCGTATCCTGTTGGCAGTGTCAGACCACAACCCCCGCCATGAAGACGAGTTCACACTAGATGAGTTAGACGATGATAATGGCAGACGATTGAAAATATCGCTCCGTCATGCCCATCTCCCGAAATTAGCCGACAAAGGCTATATCGAATGGGACCCCGACACGCAGACGATTCGGCGTGGACCAAACTTCGACGACATCGCACCGCTCCTTCGATTGATGGAGGAACACCACGACGAATTGCCAGACGACTGGCCATAG
- a CDS encoding DUF7344 domain-containing protein, with the protein MREDDSNDLSTDEVFIAVAAEHRRAVIDVLLSDPAEYSLEKMAREVATRTNGTSPTEVDEETLQRIQVRLLHHHLPHLDDQNILQFDVEAGTIEPDENVDEIDPLL; encoded by the coding sequence ATGAGGGAAGACGATTCCAACGACCTGTCGACAGATGAAGTGTTCATTGCTGTAGCTGCCGAACACCGTCGTGCAGTCATCGATGTTCTTCTAAGTGACCCTGCAGAGTACAGCCTGGAGAAAATGGCCCGTGAGGTCGCTACTCGTACAAACGGTACTTCACCGACAGAAGTTGACGAAGAAACGCTTCAGAGGATCCAAGTGAGGCTTCTCCACCACCATCTTCCCCATCTTGACGACCAGAACATCCTTCAATTCGATGTGGAAGCGGGTACAATCGAACCGGATGAGAATGTCGATGAGATTGACCCGCTTCTGTAG
- a CDS encoding response regulator yields MVDGGYSLVSRPGTYRVLIVDDSPNICSMTAQFLEELTDIQTTVTETRVTDALDRLEDEDFDAIISDYDMPGMNGLEFLDEVRAQSPDLPFILFTGMGSEDIASEAISRGVSDYLQKRSGIEQYDLLANRTINVIEQAKTQHQLQETLTQLQSLAETFGFAFLTISEDSVICHATPTVEQVFGYEQNELVGESLLMVMPERYHESHLDGIRRYRQERTRHVSWDWIELPGLHADGHEIPLGVTFGEFERNGDQLFTAIVRDLNEWDIKGQLSR; encoded by the coding sequence ATGGTTGATGGTGGCTATTCACTCGTCTCTCGTCCCGGCACGTATCGAGTACTGATTGTAGACGATAGTCCGAATATCTGTAGTATGACTGCTCAGTTTTTGGAGGAACTGACTGATATACAAACTACGGTTACCGAAACGAGGGTCACAGACGCTCTTGACCGATTAGAGGATGAAGACTTCGATGCCATCATCAGCGATTACGACATGCCCGGAATGAATGGGTTGGAATTCCTTGATGAAGTCCGTGCTCAATCTCCCGACCTTCCGTTCATCCTCTTCACGGGTATGGGGAGCGAAGACATTGCCAGCGAAGCGATCTCTCGGGGAGTAAGTGATTATCTACAGAAAAGGAGTGGTATCGAACAGTACGATCTACTCGCGAACCGAACGATCAATGTGATCGAACAGGCCAAGACTCAACACCAGCTACAGGAAACTCTCACCCAATTACAGTCGCTCGCTGAAACCTTTGGATTCGCCTTTCTCACGATCTCTGAGGACAGCGTCATCTGCCACGCCACGCCGACCGTCGAACAGGTGTTCGGATACGAACAGAACGAGTTAGTGGGGGAGTCGCTGTTGATGGTGATGCCTGAACGGTACCATGAGAGTCATCTGGATGGGATCAGGCGCTATCGTCAAGAGAGGACACGCCACGTCAGTTGGGACTGGATTGAACTGCCCGGCCTCCACGCCGACGGTCACGAGATACCCCTCGGGGTCACGTTCGGTGAGTTCGAACGAAACGGCGATCAGCTGTTCACAGCGATCGTCCGTGACCTCAACGAGTGGGACATCAAGGGCCAATTGAGTAGGTGA
- a CDS encoding DUF7835 family putative zinc beta-ribbon protein, producing MPSQSNKRSIRITEECSACERSTSHLVSLAFVKEGSRRPGFSKKPVRITECTSCGRTERDFQTRGRPTEIVKNGKKPEG from the coding sequence ATGCCGTCTCAGTCTAATAAGAGGTCAATCCGGATCACGGAGGAGTGTAGCGCCTGTGAGAGGAGTACTTCTCATCTCGTTTCATTGGCGTTCGTCAAAGAAGGCAGCCGACGGCCAGGGTTCTCGAAGAAGCCAGTCCGAATAACCGAGTGTACGAGTTGTGGACGAACGGAGCGTGATTTCCAAACTCGAGGTCGGCCCACTGAGATAGTCAAGAACGGAAAGAAGCCTGAAGGCTGA
- a CDS encoding HalOD1 output domain-containing protein, producing the protein MNVVHRAHLYIFPWWGKYTTCWSINKIETAMSERGMEQNNDTTGAVVYTYETQPDQPSVAIVEAVADYLGRDQTELPELLYTAINVDGMDELFAAEAASAASDLSLSFCYCGLTIEVHPDELVLKPSQADRPR; encoded by the coding sequence ATGAACGTCGTTCATAGAGCCCATTTGTATATTTTTCCATGGTGGGGGAAATATACAACTTGCTGGAGCATTAACAAAATAGAAACAGCCATGAGTGAAAGAGGAATGGAGCAGAATAACGATACCACCGGTGCTGTGGTGTACACATATGAAACACAGCCGGACCAACCGTCAGTTGCTATCGTAGAAGCCGTCGCAGACTACTTAGGGAGGGATCAGACTGAACTCCCAGAATTACTCTATACCGCCATCAACGTCGATGGAATGGATGAGCTGTTCGCTGCCGAAGCTGCTTCAGCAGCAAGCGATCTGTCGCTCTCATTTTGTTACTGTGGGCTCACAATCGAAGTTCATCCTGACGAATTGGTGCTGAAGCCAAGTCAAGCGGATCGTCCTCGATAG